The Chryseobacterium sp. 52 genome includes a region encoding these proteins:
- a CDS encoding type I polyketide synthase — protein MKNLTIIGLTPFEKPDVNLMHKLHQAGAFPVLSLGHELTAAQEALAQLNQTDIPSYGIYFPDATCVSLQIPEKVKFAILPAGVSVNVALEVPVVYQVTSLEEARQAEQLGAEGIIIKGNEAGGLVGYESTFVLFQRVIKEIKTIPVWVQGGIGLHTAAAVKALGATGIVLDSQLALFPESSVPQEVKELCPKLNGTETKIIANHRVLVRPNSPVLPENMTAEELRQYFTDLDPSKSYIPMGQDISLAIDLYEDFKNLKKMIFGFKEAMYGHLKQAKALQVISENNILAKELGLRYPIAQGPMTRVSDVPLFANAVAEAGALPFVALSLLKGEQAKALVMDTKKLAGEKTWGVGILGFAPQELREEQTSYILEAKPSVVLIAGGRPAQAKIFEKAGITTFLHVPSPALLDIFLKEGATNFIFEGRECGGHVGPLSSMVLWEKQIERILKEDHPEKISVFFAGGIHNAFSTAFVSIMAAPLAARGVKVGVLIGTAYLYTEEAVLTGAIQHEFQVQAMQAKDTVLLETAPGHETRCLNTAFAKHFSTEKTKLLAAGMDKKQVWEQLEQLNVGRLRIAAKGIDRQGDKLVNIPKNEQLDLGMYMIGQVATMQNRVISLAALHQNVSIDNYQYIEQAALPEEPTSTEKPLDIAIIGMECIFPGAKNLEEYWRNIILGRDSVTEVPDERWNKDLYYHPDSDGPDVSHSKWGGFIPKIDFDPLAFGIPPQSLAAIEPTQLLTLLVAKRAMDDAGYGEKHINRENISVIIGAEGGNDLANSYSFRGYYKQVFGELHDEVKEAFPHTTEDSFPGILANVIAGRITNRLDLGGRNFTVDAACASSLAAIDLACQELILNKSDMVLAGGADLHNGINDYLMFSSTHALSRKGRCATFDSEADGIALGEGVAILVLKRYDDAVRDGDRIYSVIKGVGGSSDGKALGLTAPRKIGQVRALERAYTQAGISPASVGLVEAHGTGTVVGDKTELSALTNLFSRSGAIPGQTHLGSVKTQIGHTKCAAGLAGLIKASLAVYHGVKPPTLHLQKPNAYYNAETSPFAFYSESGLWGEKNRYAGISAFGFGGTNFHTVIANHPKEDDSAVLQSWPSELFVFRGDTYEGAKIQLNQIKSLLEVNGDIPLKDMAYSLAVGSEKPIQLSIVADTAEHLMMNIELALSGIESKDTFTVNKRDGKLAFLFPGQGSQRINMARDLFVAFPAMRHLIQDHPELEKIVFPSATFNEATLKQQKETIKDTRLAQPILGIVDLALAKFLQSLGIVPDMLAGHSYGELPALCFAGVFGEEKLVELSTRRAHAILDSVEGGDPGTMVAVSTTREHLQPILAQVEGCYPVNYNAPSQCVVAGSTSAINQLMEILKQERISAKKLEVACAFHSPLLAKSKGLYDEVLKDVPFGEMQIPVWSNTTATTYPTEVSEIKERLTDHLVQPVRFVEELQAMYADGARIFIEVGPGKILTGLTKSCLEKDQLTLYVEDSNRNKISHLLTMLAEYLGTGRNFTIEKLFDGRNARLIQIDQPELYKKNPAIWRVNGQTSHPTTGTLPANGALPILNPIPMNNFTNNHQAPVAEHQPAERMLQEYLNTMKQLIQAQRDVMLSFLGQNPQISPAPVYVSSVPVSSNGHSPAVPVLQNQTVEKPAAIPVKQAPVKDIKTLLLQVVSDKTGYPHEMLGMEMDLEADLSIDSIKRVEIIGTLKSELGTFSSDHANEDTIMEQLAGIKTLNGLVSWLTEYTGSKVSSEQNVPVENTPVKQQNQSAFSLEELQTAILDIVSEKTGYPKEMLGLDLDLEADLSIDSIKRMEIIGDLKTKIGFGEDMDQADDLMEKLAAIKTLNGLASWIHEISNPDTPEPTQALLSRLRFDLTPSDVSSVQHTETLEGKRFAITQDKSKHTLEIKNILEKYGAIAELVDTERDLTDFDGLIILDLFSSSVKHNIIDHVDLIKKMDLDKAQWIYLISDIPAHVQELTDTSLLRHYKGYPGFFKSLAREFEQTNCRLISMSTPEQIDQIAEITLKEILTNDKPSEVIYKNDQRHRVDIIPSPLSTSLHEAHIQLDQESVVLVLGGAQGITSELVKHMSQAYPCTYVLVGRSSDPRNEASNVKELEAMKTKEEIRTYLIKSGKFTAPAEIEKETIKVYKNNQILRTIRDMEHLGSTVVYQSLDLCDEGGLSDLINSIYEKYNRLDGVIHGAGLLEDKLFKQKTTSSFGRVFDTKVKPLRVLAEKLREDCQFVVLFSSIASVYGNKGQTDYAAANSVLDDYANALNKKLKGKVISINWGPWKGAGMVSSTLETEYERRGISLIPLDQGKEIFLNEIKYGTESQVLIMSGSNW, from the coding sequence ATGAAAAACTTAACCATTATTGGATTAACGCCTTTTGAAAAACCGGACGTGAATCTTATGCATAAATTGCATCAGGCCGGTGCGTTCCCCGTTCTAAGCTTAGGACATGAATTAACAGCCGCTCAGGAAGCGCTGGCTCAACTTAACCAGACGGATATACCTTCTTACGGTATTTATTTTCCTGATGCTACATGTGTATCCCTCCAAATCCCTGAAAAAGTAAAGTTTGCAATCCTGCCTGCGGGTGTTTCAGTGAACGTTGCCCTGGAGGTACCTGTAGTTTATCAGGTAACCAGTTTGGAAGAAGCTAGACAGGCTGAACAGCTGGGAGCGGAAGGTATTATTATAAAAGGAAATGAAGCAGGCGGATTAGTTGGCTATGAATCAACGTTTGTATTGTTTCAGCGTGTTATTAAAGAAATTAAGACCATACCGGTATGGGTACAGGGTGGAATAGGGCTTCATACCGCTGCTGCTGTGAAAGCATTGGGAGCAACCGGGATTGTCCTGGATAGCCAGTTGGCCCTGTTTCCGGAAAGCTCTGTTCCTCAGGAGGTAAAAGAGCTCTGTCCAAAACTCAACGGTACGGAAACTAAAATTATAGCCAATCATCGGGTATTGGTGAGGCCCAACTCACCTGTATTACCGGAAAATATGACTGCTGAAGAACTCAGACAATATTTTACCGACCTGGATCCCAGCAAAAGCTATATTCCTATGGGACAGGATATTTCATTGGCAATAGACCTTTATGAAGATTTCAAGAATCTGAAAAAAATGATTTTTGGTTTCAAAGAAGCGATGTATGGCCATCTGAAGCAGGCGAAAGCTCTTCAGGTGATCAGCGAGAATAATATATTAGCCAAAGAATTAGGTTTGCGCTATCCCATAGCACAGGGGCCAATGACCCGTGTGAGTGATGTTCCTTTATTTGCGAATGCAGTAGCTGAAGCAGGAGCATTGCCTTTTGTTGCTTTATCTTTATTGAAAGGTGAGCAGGCAAAAGCTTTGGTGATGGATACTAAAAAGCTGGCTGGGGAAAAAACCTGGGGAGTAGGTATTCTAGGATTTGCCCCTCAGGAATTGAGAGAAGAACAGACCTCTTATATATTAGAAGCTAAACCTTCTGTAGTTCTGATAGCCGGAGGAAGACCGGCACAGGCTAAAATATTTGAAAAAGCAGGAATAACAACCTTTCTCCATGTTCCTTCTCCTGCACTATTGGATATTTTCTTGAAAGAAGGTGCTACCAACTTCATATTTGAAGGACGTGAATGTGGAGGCCATGTAGGTCCGCTTTCAAGCATGGTTCTTTGGGAAAAGCAGATTGAACGCATCTTAAAAGAAGATCATCCCGAAAAAATAAGTGTATTTTTTGCAGGTGGGATTCATAATGCATTTTCAACGGCATTTGTATCTATTATGGCAGCACCGTTAGCAGCCAGAGGCGTAAAAGTTGGAGTATTAATAGGAACCGCATACCTCTATACCGAAGAAGCAGTGCTTACCGGAGCTATTCAGCATGAGTTTCAGGTACAGGCGATGCAGGCAAAAGACACCGTCTTGCTGGAAACGGCACCAGGACACGAAACGCGTTGCTTGAATACAGCATTTGCCAAGCATTTTAGTACCGAGAAGACAAAACTTCTGGCTGCCGGAATGGATAAAAAACAAGTCTGGGAACAGTTGGAGCAGCTCAATGTAGGCCGTCTCAGGATTGCAGCAAAAGGCATAGACCGCCAGGGAGATAAGCTGGTTAATATCCCTAAAAATGAGCAACTGGACTTAGGAATGTATATGATTGGGCAGGTTGCAACCATGCAGAATCGTGTGATCTCATTAGCGGCACTTCATCAAAATGTAAGTATTGACAATTACCAGTATATTGAACAGGCAGCTTTGCCGGAAGAACCAACATCAACCGAAAAACCATTGGATATTGCTATCATTGGGATGGAATGTATCTTCCCGGGTGCAAAAAACCTGGAAGAATACTGGCGCAATATCATCTTAGGAAGAGACAGCGTTACAGAAGTTCCGGATGAACGATGGAATAAAGATCTTTACTACCATCCGGATTCAGACGGACCGGATGTATCGCACTCTAAATGGGGCGGATTTATTCCAAAAATCGATTTTGATCCTTTAGCATTCGGAATTCCTCCACAATCCCTTGCTGCCATTGAACCTACACAATTGTTAACCTTACTGGTTGCCAAACGTGCGATGGATGATGCAGGGTATGGCGAAAAACATATCAACAGAGAAAATATTTCAGTAATTATCGGAGCTGAAGGAGGTAATGACCTCGCAAATAGCTATAGCTTCAGAGGATATTATAAACAGGTTTTCGGAGAACTTCATGATGAGGTGAAAGAAGCCTTTCCACATACCACAGAAGATTCATTTCCCGGTATTTTAGCCAATGTTATTGCTGGCCGGATTACCAACCGTCTGGATCTTGGTGGAAGAAACTTTACTGTAGATGCTGCCTGTGCTTCCTCTTTAGCTGCGATTGATCTGGCTTGTCAGGAATTGATATTAAATAAATCAGACATGGTGCTGGCCGGTGGAGCGGATTTACATAACGGAATCAACGATTATCTTATGTTTTCCAGCACCCACGCCCTTTCCAGAAAAGGCCGCTGTGCAACATTCGACAGTGAAGCAGACGGTATCGCCCTTGGTGAAGGTGTGGCTATCCTTGTCTTAAAAAGATATGATGATGCTGTACGTGACGGCGACCGTATTTATTCTGTCATCAAAGGAGTAGGAGGGTCCAGTGACGGTAAAGCTCTGGGGCTTACTGCACCAAGAAAAATAGGCCAGGTACGGGCATTGGAACGCGCGTATACTCAGGCAGGTATTAGCCCGGCATCTGTAGGGTTGGTAGAAGCTCACGGGACAGGAACTGTAGTGGGAGATAAAACTGAGCTCAGTGCACTTACCAATTTATTCAGCCGTTCCGGAGCAATACCGGGTCAGACTCATTTAGGATCTGTAAAAACCCAGATCGGGCATACCAAATGTGCTGCCGGATTGGCAGGATTAATTAAAGCTTCTTTAGCAGTGTATCATGGGGTAAAACCACCTACGCTTCATCTGCAAAAACCTAATGCTTACTATAATGCAGAAACGAGTCCATTTGCCTTTTATTCCGAAAGTGGATTGTGGGGCGAAAAGAACCGTTATGCAGGAATCAGTGCTTTTGGATTTGGGGGAACTAATTTCCATACTGTCATTGCAAACCATCCTAAAGAGGACGATTCTGCCGTATTACAATCATGGCCATCAGAGCTGTTTGTATTCCGTGGAGATACTTATGAGGGAGCTAAAATTCAATTAAATCAAATTAAATCTTTATTAGAAGTTAACGGAGATATTCCGCTGAAAGATATGGCTTACAGCTTAGCTGTTGGTTCAGAAAAACCAATTCAGTTAAGTATTGTCGCTGATACTGCCGAACATTTGATGATGAATATCGAACTGGCATTATCCGGTATTGAAAGCAAAGATACTTTTACAGTCAACAAACGCGACGGTAAACTGGCTTTCCTGTTCCCGGGACAAGGCAGTCAGAGAATTAATATGGCCCGTGACCTGTTTGTGGCTTTCCCGGCAATGCGTCATCTTATCCAGGATCATCCGGAATTGGAGAAAATTGTTTTTCCTTCAGCTACCTTTAATGAAGCTACTTTAAAACAGCAAAAAGAAACCATTAAAGATACCCGTTTAGCACAGCCTATTTTAGGAATTGTTGATCTGGCATTAGCGAAATTCCTGCAATCATTGGGAATTGTTCCGGATATGCTGGCGGGTCACAGTTATGGTGAACTCCCTGCTTTATGCTTTGCCGGTGTATTCGGAGAAGAAAAACTGGTGGAACTGAGTACCCGGAGAGCCCATGCTATTTTGGATTCGGTAGAAGGAGGAGATCCGGGTACTATGGTAGCCGTAAGTACAACACGGGAGCACTTACAACCGATTTTGGCTCAGGTAGAAGGATGTTATCCTGTTAATTATAATGCGCCATCTCAATGTGTGGTGGCAGGAAGTACCTCAGCTATCAATCAATTAATGGAGATCCTTAAACAGGAACGCATCTCTGCAAAAAAACTGGAAGTAGCCTGTGCGTTTCACAGTCCGTTATTGGCGAAATCCAAAGGCTTGTATGATGAAGTATTAAAAGATGTTCCTTTCGGGGAAATGCAGATTCCTGTCTGGTCCAATACGACTGCAACAACATATCCTACGGAAGTATCAGAAATTAAAGAAAGACTGACAGATCATCTGGTACAGCCGGTAAGATTTGTAGAAGAACTTCAGGCGATGTATGCCGATGGAGCAAGAATATTCATCGAAGTAGGACCTGGAAAAATACTGACGGGATTAACTAAATCCTGTTTAGAGAAAGATCAGCTGACACTCTATGTTGAAGATAGTAACCGCAATAAAATCAGTCATCTTCTTACAATGCTTGCTGAATATCTGGGAACAGGCCGAAACTTTACTATCGAAAAGCTTTTTGACGGCCGTAATGCCAGATTAATCCAGATTGATCAGCCTGAACTGTATAAGAAAAATCCGGCCATCTGGCGTGTTAACGGACAGACTTCACATCCAACCACAGGTACATTACCAGCCAATGGTGCATTACCTATATTAAATCCTATTCCAATGAACAATTTTACCAATAACCATCAAGCCCCTGTCGCTGAACATCAGCCCGCTGAACGTATGCTGCAGGAATATTTAAACACCATGAAGCAGCTGATACAGGCACAGCGTGATGTGATGCTTTCCTTCCTGGGACAGAATCCACAGATCAGCCCTGCACCGGTTTATGTTTCATCAGTGCCGGTTTCATCAAACGGTCATTCACCTGCTGTTCCGGTTCTGCAAAACCAGACTGTTGAAAAGCCTGCTGCTATTCCGGTAAAACAGGCTCCGGTAAAAGATATTAAAACCCTGTTGCTTCAGGTAGTCAGTGATAAAACAGGATATCCTCATGAAATGCTGGGCATGGAAATGGACCTGGAAGCCGATCTGAGTATTGACTCTATCAAAAGAGTTGAAATTATTGGAACCTTAAAAAGCGAATTGGGTACTTTTAGCAGTGATCATGCCAATGAAGATACGATTATGGAGCAGTTGGCAGGAATAAAAACCTTAAATGGTCTCGTTTCATGGCTTACAGAATATACAGGTTCAAAAGTGAGTTCGGAGCAAAATGTACCCGTAGAAAATACCCCTGTAAAGCAACAAAATCAATCAGCCTTCTCTCTTGAAGAGCTACAAACAGCAATATTAGATATCGTAAGTGAAAAAACTGGGTATCCAAAAGAAATGCTTGGATTAGATTTGGATCTGGAAGCAGATTTAAGCATCGATTCCATCAAACGTATGGAAATTATCGGGGATCTGAAAACCAAAATCGGTTTTGGAGAAGATATGGACCAGGCTGATGATCTTATGGAAAAATTAGCAGCCATAAAAACCTTAAATGGATTAGCATCATGGATTCATGAAATAAGCAATCCGGATACTCCCGAACCAACGCAAGCCTTATTGTCACGTCTTCGTTTTGATTTGACTCCAAGCGATGTTTCTTCAGTACAACACACGGAAACATTAGAAGGAAAACGTTTTGCCATCACTCAGGATAAGAGTAAACATACATTGGAAATTAAAAATATCCTTGAAAAATACGGAGCCATTGCAGAACTGGTAGATACAGAAAGAGACCTTACCGATTTTGACGGACTCATCATTTTGGATCTGTTCTCATCTTCTGTGAAGCACAACATCATTGACCACGTTGATCTGATCAAAAAAATGGATCTGGATAAAGCCCAATGGATCTATCTGATATCAGATATTCCGGCACATGTTCAGGAACTGACGGATACAAGTCTTTTACGTCATTATAAAGGCTATCCTGGCTTTTTCAAAAGTCTTGCAAGAGAATTTGAACAAACCAACTGCAGACTGATCAGCATGAGTACCCCTGAGCAAATAGATCAGATTGCTGAAATTACGTTAAAAGAAATACTGACCAACGATAAACCTTCCGAAGTCATTTATAAAAATGATCAGAGACATAGAGTGGATATTATCCCATCGCCGTTATCAACAAGTTTACACGAAGCTCATATCCAGCTGGATCAGGAATCTGTTGTATTGGTACTTGGAGGCGCTCAGGGAATCACTTCTGAACTGGTTAAACATATGTCACAAGCATATCCGTGTACATACGTTCTCGTAGGAAGATCATCAGACCCAAGAAATGAAGCATCCAATGTAAAAGAATTGGAAGCTATGAAAACGAAGGAAGAAATAAGAACATATCTTATTAAATCCGGAAAATTCACTGCTCCTGCTGAAATAGAAAAGGAAACGATAAAAGTTTACAAAAATAATCAAATCCTGCGCACGATCCGCGACATGGAGCATCTGGGAAGTACGGTAGTTTACCAATCACTGGATCTTTGTGATGAAGGTGGATTATCAGACTTAATTAACAGTATCTATGAAAAATACAACCGATTAGACGGAGTGATTCACGGGGCCGGTCTTTTGGAAGATAAACTTTTCAAACAGAAGACAACCAGTTCTTTCGGACGTGTCTTTGATACCAAAGTAAAACCGCTTCGTGTCCTGGCAGAAAAGCTACGGGAAGACTGTCAGTTTGTGGTATTGTTCTCCAGTATTGCTTCGGTGTATGGAAATAAAGGACAGACAGATTACGCAGCAGCCAACTCTGTACTGGATGATTATGCGAATGCTTTAAATAAAAAATTAAAAGGAAAAGTAATTTCCATCAACTGGGGACCATGGAAAGGAGCCGGAATGGTCTCTTCAACACTGGAAACAGAATATGAGCGTCGTGGCATCTCTTTAATTCCACTCGATCAGGGAAAAGAAATTTTTCTTAACGAAATAAAATACGGAACAGAAAGTCAGGTATTGATAATGTCCGGAAGTAACTGGTAA
- a CDS encoding TonB-dependent receptor domain-containing protein translates to MKQIITLFLILISAQYSFAQKGQITGVIHEKPAIPIPYVTVTLKETTDKSIAAGISDSKGMFRLENIPSGNYTISYTLAGYQNVVKPIQIRPDGVVNIGTLILEPDTKLLQEVSVTAKRNSISLKLDKKVFEVGKDILSQSGAVTDLLNIVPSVSVSPGGGISLRGNSNVLVLIDGRRTGLTQGNALEQVPADQVERVEVITNPSSRFDAAGSAGIINIILKKNKKAGFSGQLRLVGGIPNETRVSPSLNYKSNKLNLFATYGIRLSDYVGLYTMQQSAGLSGTPVYLNQRQDEDRHDDAKLLYFGADFQINDHNTITAAFLRNSTHDHDKTRLNYLYSDKNGVIDSSLSRNGESWEKRSYNQLEFNYTKNFDKAGKKFTVDMQYDFWDSDKNWNLSTSRNFPTAVPMPMIRTGSAGGSKDLMIKTDMIQPLDSTSTLEFGLKMEDRRVKSNFIAEQESLADWEVIDGIDNHLLYKELIGGAYIQFSGKTGAFAYQAGVRGELTHIAIEDREGSYTDEKKYNRLFPTLNISYRFNGGSTLQGSYSKRINRPRLGMIYPFNELTDLSSRYVGNPDLNPSYANVFELAFLKNWKTLTFNPSFYYQRNAGVMEDYTFRNTEGLFITMPVNINKESRYGFELSLLYNPTKWLQVNTELNVFHYAEQGSYKNQNFDYSGNTLTTRVSAHLKLKNKLAFQTLYNFRGANATAQTRTDALHSIDFGCSKTFLKDKATVMFDVSNLFGLRKPHSRTLGSDYEISQTSIPNAARYRLTLVYRLNLKDNQGVRQAKSGNRD, encoded by the coding sequence ATGAAACAAATAATCACCCTTTTTCTGATCCTGATCTCGGCTCAATATTCCTTTGCACAGAAAGGACAAATAACAGGCGTAATTCATGAAAAACCAGCAATACCAATTCCCTATGTAACGGTAACTCTAAAAGAGACTACAGATAAATCCATTGCTGCAGGTATTTCGGATAGTAAGGGAATGTTCCGTCTGGAAAATATTCCGTCAGGGAATTATACCATCAGTTATACTCTTGCAGGTTATCAGAATGTTGTTAAACCTATACAGATCAGGCCTGATGGGGTGGTGAATATTGGAACATTAATATTAGAGCCTGATACAAAACTATTGCAGGAAGTATCTGTAACGGCAAAACGGAACTCGATCAGTTTAAAACTCGACAAAAAAGTGTTCGAAGTAGGTAAAGATATTCTCTCACAGTCGGGAGCGGTTACCGATCTGCTTAACATCGTGCCGTCAGTCAGTGTCAGTCCGGGTGGTGGAATCAGTCTGCGTGGTAACAGCAATGTATTGGTATTAATTGATGGGCGTCGTACCGGATTGACTCAGGGGAATGCTCTGGAACAGGTACCTGCGGATCAGGTAGAACGTGTGGAAGTGATCACCAATCCATCGTCCAGATTCGATGCAGCCGGATCAGCCGGAATTATCAATATTATCCTGAAAAAAAATAAAAAAGCCGGGTTTAGCGGCCAGCTTCGTCTGGTGGGCGGTATTCCTAATGAAACGCGTGTAAGCCCCAGTCTAAACTATAAATCTAATAAACTCAACTTATTTGCTACTTATGGAATCAGGCTGTCGGATTATGTTGGTTTGTATACTATGCAGCAGTCTGCAGGGCTTTCAGGAACGCCGGTTTATCTCAATCAAAGACAGGATGAAGATAGACATGATGACGCTAAATTACTTTATTTTGGAGCCGATTTTCAGATTAATGATCATAATACCATTACCGCAGCTTTCTTGAGAAATTCTACCCATGACCATGATAAAACCCGTCTGAACTATCTGTATTCAGATAAAAACGGAGTTATTGACAGCAGTCTCAGCCGAAATGGAGAATCATGGGAAAAACGAAGCTATAACCAACTTGAATTTAACTATACCAAAAATTTTGATAAAGCAGGGAAGAAATTTACAGTAGATATGCAATATGATTTCTGGGATAGTGATAAGAACTGGAACCTGTCAACCAGCAGAAATTTCCCCACAGCTGTTCCCATGCCAATGATCAGAACAGGTTCGGCTGGAGGAAGTAAAGATCTGATGATTAAAACCGATATGATACAGCCGCTGGACAGTACTTCTACCTTAGAATTTGGTTTGAAAATGGAAGACCGCAGAGTGAAAAGTAATTTTATTGCAGAGCAGGAAAGCCTTGCAGACTGGGAGGTCATTGACGGAATAGACAATCATCTGTTATATAAAGAACTGATTGGAGGAGCCTATATACAGTTTTCCGGCAAGACGGGAGCTTTTGCATATCAGGCTGGGGTACGGGGCGAGCTGACTCATATAGCAATTGAAGACCGTGAAGGAAGCTATACCGATGAAAAGAAATATAACCGCCTGTTTCCAACCCTTAATATCAGCTATCGGTTTAACGGAGGTTCTACTTTGCAGGGAAGCTACAGTAAGAGGATTAACAGACCGAGATTGGGAATGATTTACCCATTTAATGAACTGACGGACCTGAGTTCCCGTTATGTAGGTAATCCGGATCTTAATCCGTCTTATGCCAATGTATTTGAACTCGCTTTCCTTAAAAACTGGAAAACACTTACTTTTAATCCCTCATTCTACTATCAGCGAAATGCCGGAGTGATGGAAGATTATACTTTCCGGAATACTGAGGGTCTGTTTATTACAATGCCGGTGAATATCAATAAAGAATCACGGTATGGTTTTGAACTCTCATTACTGTATAATCCCACCAAATGGCTGCAGGTAAATACTGAGCTGAATGTATTTCACTATGCTGAACAGGGAAGCTATAAGAATCAGAATTTCGATTATTCAGGAAATACCCTCACCACCCGCGTAAGTGCCCATCTGAAGCTGAAGAATAAACTGGCCTTCCAGACGCTTTATAATTTCAGAGGTGCCAATGCTACTGCACAAACCCGCACGGATGCTTTACATAGCATCGACTTTGGTTGCAGCAAGACTTTTTTAAAAGACAAAGCAACAGTGATGTTCGATGTTAGCAATCTGTTTGGGCTCCGAAAACCTCATAGCAGAACTCTAGGGTCAGATTATGAAATCAGTCAGACCAGTATCCCTAATGCTGCCAGATATCGTCTGACATTGGTGTATCGTCTGAATCTTAAAGATAATCAAGGGGTACGACAGGCCAAAAGTGGCAACAGAGATTAG
- a CDS encoding histidine kinase yields the protein MLKLIFLLTLLNFLITPIISNDEPIPVYKTGDDMAWAAKNYNDKEWSQMRGNTSDRIFWSRTHLELGPIGNKQMPLGLQINSFGAFEVYWDGILIGKNGQLPKNGNPELPGTEGSYYRIPDSLISPGVHTVALRSSQSLLPDVQRSIGFKIDNYTTLLTSPLVTMSYMNLMAGAFLIAAVYYFFLYLNSKRRQKDILIFGTICLLFFALLIMEYLKFHVEIPYSEFFIRLEVIGWLTFVNALLVPWYFIIQFNFRKGKWLMILLFLTLLFIYGFNYESYDLTACLYSLAMLIAAFMVVLNALIQKEKGGFIVLIGLLISALVNRFLVYDYGLFISFTIIVLCMLYLHSIRASVIETEHQHAILLSSRLRLELLKKNIQPHFLRNTLTSMMDWVEESPKEGARFIQALSTEFDIMNEISEQTLIPITKELELCRHHLSVMGFRKEINYIWEQKRIDEAQLIPPAIIHTLLENGITHSEPLPGNTVRFTLYYSFSQDTHQYIFETIAKNRQVMTDRTGGNGFKYIKARLTESYGQHWTFESGPTENGWSSTIQILQQ from the coding sequence ATGCTTAAATTAATATTTTTATTAACGCTGCTTAATTTCCTGATCACACCTATCATCAGTAATGATGAGCCGATACCTGTTTACAAAACCGGAGATGATATGGCGTGGGCAGCCAAAAATTATAACGATAAGGAATGGTCGCAGATGAGGGGAAATACTTCGGACAGAATATTCTGGTCGCGAACACATCTTGAGTTAGGCCCAATAGGAAATAAGCAAATGCCTCTTGGACTTCAGATCAATTCTTTTGGTGCTTTTGAAGTATATTGGGACGGCATACTAATCGGGAAGAATGGACAGCTGCCGAAAAATGGTAATCCGGAACTGCCGGGAACTGAGGGCAGCTATTACAGGATTCCGGACAGTCTTATTTCGCCCGGTGTTCATACGGTTGCGCTGCGCAGTTCACAATCATTGCTTCCGGACGTTCAGCGCAGTATCGGATTTAAGATAGACAACTACACCACACTATTAACCTCGCCACTGGTCACCATGTCTTATATGAACCTGATGGCCGGAGCTTTTCTTATCGCAGCAGTTTATTATTTTTTTCTTTACCTGAACAGCAAACGCAGGCAGAAGGACATTCTCATCTTCGGTACAATATGTCTTCTCTTTTTTGCTTTACTGATCATGGAATACCTGAAATTCCATGTGGAGATCCCCTATTCTGAATTTTTCATCCGCCTTGAGGTCATTGGGTGGCTAACCTTTGTCAACGCACTGTTGGTTCCCTGGTATTTTATCATTCAGTTTAATTTCAGAAAAGGAAAATGGTTAATGATTTTATTGTTCCTGACATTACTGTTCATTTACGGATTTAATTATGAATCCTATGACCTGACCGCCTGCCTCTACAGCCTTGCTATGCTGATAGCCGCTTTTATGGTGGTACTGAATGCTCTGATTCAAAAGGAAAAAGGAGGATTTATTGTTCTGATTGGTCTTTTAATCAGCGCTCTTGTGAATAGGTTTCTGGTATATGATTATGGTCTTTTTATCAGTTTTACCATCATCGTGTTGTGCATGCTTTATCTTCATTCTATCCGGGCAAGTGTTATTGAGACTGAACACCAGCATGCAATTCTGCTTTCCTCAAGACTGCGGTTAGAGTTGCTTAAAAAAAATATCCAGCCTCATTTTTTACGAAATACGCTCACCTCTATGATGGACTGGGTAGAAGAATCTCCTAAGGAAGGAGCCCGTTTTATACAGGCACTTTCTACAGAGTTTGATATTATGAACGAAATCTCCGAACAGACCCTGATTCCTATCACCAAAGAACTGGAACTCTGCCGGCATCATCTCTCTGTAATGGGTTTCCGCAAAGAAATCAATTATATCTGGGAACAAAAGAGAATAGATGAAGCGCAGCTGATACCGCCGGCCATTATTCATACATTATTGGAGAATGGTATTACTCATAGTGAGCCATTACCCGGAAATACGGTCAGATTTACACTCTATTATTCTTTCTCACAGGATACCCATCAGTATATTTTTGAAACCATTGCAAAAAACCGACAGGTAATGACAGACCGAACGGGTGGAAATGGTTTTAAATATATCAAAGCCCGTCTGACTGAAAGCTATGGTCAACACTGGACATTCGAGTCGGGGCCTACAGAAAATGGCTGGTCATCTACCATTCAAATTTTACAACAATGA